In the genome of Pempheris klunzingeri isolate RE-2024b chromosome 3, fPemKlu1.hap1, whole genome shotgun sequence, one region contains:
- the map9 gene encoding microtubule-associated protein 9 produces the protein MTNQDFGTLAYTKNPKTSRRTTFQDELQSAVSARARKPKTDQYSYSDDLGEDKDDFLNQLLKSRKNRTGALKVRKSKSKINNFEISDDEDKHSRTKRVSFLKTQRISSPLGDTTASGSRETEPPDSSDYNDSQQFKNSDVESADPQITRESSSKSLSYQTSDDTLLDMPLPLLSDSSVTDTPGPEERSNSGLEESSQTPPATDLGHESSADSAAEREPPRPKPRQRTVGLSLHTTEKIVAEDAESQALSRPQTSTASIPLSTDASSNITWTDGDHAVSWSLSKSSSSKSQRSQLLTKSTVDSGSRDGFISDGSKDQEGKYTSLDQFHQDRGDQSYQLSHVHQRSFDTRTSSSHSKTTQRSQSLPSMKVESKYLGTLKVLDRKVSQQESQPQAADSLRAAVYQEWLQKKKVKSRENMKLKKKEEILKEKKKREQEAKKEEAVASYEAWKEKKLESFKAKAKEKQDIIRKEQRVIEEKEEKQQSAKQVFEKWKCEHDQMLKKKYRGQREAENTQKFQKQEKEEERRRESKSAFSNWREKKTDVLQEQIMKERKEIKNKAEEECYMKEERDKMALEMYENWLVRKDLEQKRQREERRIQAILRDSPPPPWSPPNKTIPFRKK, from the exons attttttaaatcagctcctcaaatcaagaaaaaacaggACTGGTGCATTAAAGGTCAGGAAGAGTAAATCCAAAATCAACAACTTTGAGATTTCAGATGATGAAGACAAACATAGCAGGACGAAGAGAGTTTCTTTTCTGAAAACCCAAAGAATCAGCTCTCCTTTGGGAGACACAACGGCATCGGGGTCACGTGAAACCGAGCCACCTGACTCCAGCGATTATAATGACTcacaacaatttaaaaacagCGATGTCGAGTCTGCAGATCCTCAAATCACAAGAGAGAGCTCAAGCAAATCTCTGTCATACCAAACATCAGATGATACCCTGCTGGACATGCCTTTGCCTTTACTGTCGGACAGCAGTGTGACAGACACTCCAGGTCCCGAGGAGAGGAGCAACTCTGGTCTAGAAGAAAGCTCCCAGACTCCACCAGCAACTGACCTTGGACACGAGTCCTCAGCAG ATAGTGCTGCTGAGAGGGAGCCACCCAGGCCCAAACCGAGGCAAAGGACTGTTGGATTGAGCCTTCACACTACGGAGAAGATA GTAgctgaagatgctgaatctcAGGCTCTCAGCAGGCCCCAGACCTCCACCGCATCCATTCCCCTCTCCACTGACGCATCCAGCAACATCACT TGGACAGATGGAGATCACGCAGTGTCGTGGAGCCTCAGCAAATCCTCTTCAAGTAAGAGTCAACGGTCGCAGCTCTTAACCAAGTCCACAGTTGATTCTGGCTCCAGAG ATGGCTTTATCTCTGATGGCAGCAAAGACCAGGAGGGAAAGTACACATCATTAGACCAATTTCAT caaGACAGAGGAGATCAATCATATCAACTCTCTCATGTCCATCAGAGATCATTTGATACCAG gACATCAAGTTCTCACTCCAAGACCACTCAGAGATCTCAGAGCCTGCCCTCCATGAAAGTGGAATCAAAGTATTTGGGAACTCTCAAAGTTCTGGATCGTAAAGTTTCACAACAAGAGTCTCAGCCACAAGCGGCAGATTCGCTCAGAGCTGCCGTTTATCAG GAATGGCTTCAAAAGAAAAAGGTAAAGTCAAGAGAGAACATGAAActaaagaagaaagaggaaatcctgaaagaaaaaaagaaaagg gaacaggaggcTAAAAAGGAGGAGGCCGTTGCATCATACGAGGcttggaaagaaaagaaattagaGAGCTTCAAAGcaaaagccaaagaaaagcaAGATATTATCAGAAAAGAGCAAAGAGTGattgaagagaaagaagaaaagcagcagtctGCTAAACAG GTgtttgaaaaatggaaatgtgagCATGATCAAATGCTCAAAAAAAAGTacagaggacaaagagaggctgaaaatacacagaaatttcaaaagcaagaaaaggaggaagaaagaaggagagagagcaaaTCTGCTTTTTCTAACTG GCGTGAAAAGAAGACAGATGTTCTCCAAGAACAAATCATGAAGGAGCGTaaagaaatcaaaaataaaGCAGAGGAGGAATGCTACatgaaagaagagagggatAAAATGGCTTTGGAGATGTATGAAAACTGGCTG GTACGAAAAGATCTGGAacagaagagacaaagagaagaaaggcGAATACAAGCGATACTCCGAGACAGTCCACCTCCCCCGTGGAGCCCTCCTAATAAGACGATACCATTTCgaaaaaaataa